The Lolium rigidum isolate FL_2022 chromosome 1, APGP_CSIRO_Lrig_0.1, whole genome shotgun sequence region cagaaactggaggacgaagtggagcgtcatcacgaagatgaaatccgatcgcattCTGGACTGGAGCGAAGCTGGTTGCCGCTTAAttctacggcggtgatgaagggGCGGCGGACGAGTACATCCTGGTACGAATCCTCATTGAGCTCCTGCATAGATCTGAAAGTATGTACATGTCAATGCCGTCTGCACTAACATGTGTTCCTTGTCAGCAGCGGTACCCGAAGCATCGTCAGTACGTCGGCACCCCGATCACCAACTACGCTCAGgtgaagacgatcttcactccccggttcgtctgcaaggcgcagatgttccagcctaacttgctggtcagggctatcgacttcattgcagacaatgaaGCCGAGTATGCCGCCTACCATAAGCTGCAGCCAAcagagaggaggagctggcttaggatctggctccgcaaccagtttcctgcttagtgcttctgcttccttctcatgatccgctgattttgggaggtgatattgtatccctccattagctaggacttgctacaacctgatccccggtttgtaatgacaaacttgttcgaggtggtatatactaacccctcgtgatgaacctgtgatgcatcatgaagtagttgcttcgttcgtgatgcatcgcccactAAGTACTAGTTGTTGTGTATTACCAGCATCTTTTCTAATGAACTGAATCTCATGTGTGCTGTTATTCAgtactgggtaacctcaccactcaaaGTGAAGGGATTACCACATCACTGAgctatctgcaaccaaacaggCTATGGGCTGCACGACCTGGGAAGAATGggctggaaacgggcaaccaaacgatggggcctgAGTTCCTTCTCTGACGCGCAAAAGGccgcaggctaccaaacgacccaCCAACAGTGGCCCATGTCCCGTTCGCGACGCGCAGGGGCTCCCATCTCACTGCCGCAGTCATGCAGTAAATCGGCCCAGGCAATCAAACGCGTCCTATGCATATCCTTGGGAACGTCGATTCATGCCAACACCAGCATAGGGGTCTTTGGCAGCGTTGCATTTTCAAAATTGGTGGCTTTGATTTGCCATGCTACCAAGTTGTCGCGACTGTATTCGTGGTGTTGCACCGTAACACCACCATTACACGTACTACTTCGAGCGTAATGCGGCCACGTCGCCATTAGGCGAACCAGCAGTGGCGTTAACACTCGATGCCACTAGTAAGGCGATGGATCGCTCGCTGTGCGGAGTAGTGGTTCAAGATATCCAAGAGCTGATGGCCTCCTTCACTGTTTGTAATGTCTTTCATGTTAGATGCGAGTAGAATGTTGCCGCTTATATTTTAGCTCGTTCATGTGAGTCTAGTGATTGTCGTGTGTGCCGTGGTGTGTCCCCGGATTGTATCCGAGAAACAATTTGTATTGACATTATATTGGCTCAGCAATAAAGCACACACATTCCTTCAAAAAAAAACACTCCATGCCACTATTCAGACAATCTGGGAATGACGTTCTGCTACTATGTGGCATCACAGTTCTAGCGGCGGTTTAAAAAATTGTATAGTTAAGATAGAACTGTGAACTGAATTGAATCACGCAGGCGCCATGGGGCAATGGATCGAAGCATTGATCACATATGGGTGACATGGAGTCAAACATCTTGGGGAATTTCTATAGATGCCGCCATGGATGCAAaacaaatttagataaatataaTCATTAGGCCATCACAAAGCATAGAGGAAAGCATGAAAGACGTTTAAAAAAGATACCATAATATCCTTAACAATGTTGGAGTTAGACAATCGAGTGGCAAGTGGCACGCCAATAAAGGAATTGGCAGGCGGTAGGATAGCCAAGAGATggtcttcttcttcgtcagtAAGGTTGGATGATTTGGCAATAATAGTAGACTCGAGgcagtcttcttcttcgtcttcctcacCGCCAACGATATAGAATAAAACACTTATCATCGGAGTGTCTCCTCTCAAAGAAAAAACACTTCAATTCATCTCCCATGACACAGTGGCGAGAATTTTGGATGTAACAAATAGTAAATTCCCCAATTTGGATGTAATTATTTTAGTTTTCCACATCTAGAAATGTAATTAGTAGGGTCTCCCGATAATTCGGATGTAAAAAATAGTCCGCGCAAATGATCTAAAAAATAGCTCGCGCAAATAATGGGATGGTTGTATGTTCCTAATTTCTATTGCTCGTCATTGTCACTTTCATCTCTTGGCCACATTTTTTTGGAAAAGATTTTGTTCACGCATGGGGGCATTCCGGTAGACTAACCGGTGCTATATCACCGCGTAGCCGCATCCAATAAATGTATGTACATGTTTATGCTTCCTTGTTTCCTgcttaaatatttttaaataaaaaactATCTAATAAATAGGAAAGCCACGCAATTGGAAATTTTCTTTAATTTTACTGCGGACGAGATACGTGGAAGGCGGCATTGCGGCAACATGCTTTGATCCAGTGGAGTGTGGCACGACAAATCCTCAGGGGTAGGAAGCGGGTCGGGTAATACTGAATCAGGAGGGAGGCAATTGAGAGGTTAGACGGGGGTAGGTGAGGTTCGAGTTGGTGAGTCCGCAAGTTTTTTTCTAGAGATTTGGGGTTTGTTTAACAAAAGTGACCATGAGAGAGGGCCATTTCCACTGACATATATTCCACAACTAGTACGAAATTTAATTAATCACCCAATAATGCTACTACCATGTTGTTCTCTTttttcccgttgcaacgcacattTTTCCTAGTCCAATCTAATATTGCATCAAAGAACGTTTTAACCCAATCCCTGTAGGTGTTATACCATCAGGAGCTGCCTGCGCCactgcttcagctcgaatatatgGTAACAAAATGTGGTTCGAATGTGGTACTGGTACCCCTGTCCTCTGCCAAAATCTGGTTTCCAGATTTTTGCGTGGACGTCTGGTTAAAATAATGATCCTGGAAATGTTCTTTTGGCTAACACGCTATGTCTGCAGTGGTGCAATCCATTTGACAACGAAAACAAACAACACCAAAATACTCGATACAAATGTGAAGTGTACTTATCCTACTCAACTCACTACCATCTAAAAATAAACATAACTGAAAAGGTTCATCGGCGACAACTAATCAATACATGCTTTGCAGCGCGAGAGCGTTATTTTGTATACTAATATTCTCGCCCTCGACTCGGGAAGTGAATCCCAACATTTGAGCAGATCCCCTTGTTGATTTTGTCTCTAATCAACAACGTCTCCATCCGCGTCCACTCATTTGGAAGTATGGGCTTGCACTTCTCACACCCTGGATCCTCATGCAGGTATACGGCCTCCAGGTTCACCGCTGCCTCCATTACATTTCTGACATACCTCACGAACTTATCTTCTGCCTGAAACCCATAGATCCTGAGCTCAACCAGATTTTGGTGCTTGAAATTAGGGGCAGGTGATTCCCACTCTAGTCCTTCATCCTTCTCCTTGCTGAACGCATACATGTACCTCCGCTTCCCCTTTATCATCTCACATAAATGATCCCGCACCTGCATTCAATGAGATCAAAAACTCCTAACTAGTCACCAAAAGTTTGAACTTCAAAAAGAGATAATTTGCTTTGCATATTCAACATGAGGTGCAATAAATATGAAAAATGAATAATCAGTACAAGATTTTACCATGATGCATAGTTTCTTAAGAATGGGTGCACCTTGGAGTATGAACATTGTCCAAGACAGGTCACATTCTTCAGAAATGTTAAACAAATTCACAAGACTTAGTTTATGGAACACGGGCAACAATTGCTTTCGGCCTTCAGGTTTTACCCAAATCTGCAAGAGGGGGATAATTCAGAATTATACTAACCAAAAATAATAACTACAACCTCTccagaacacacacacacaccactgAGGACATTCACTAACCTTTTCTGATTTGAAGTTCAAATGCAGATTGCTTATGGTGGTTTTACGAAGCAACTCACTTAGCTTGAGCATCTTGTGCCCAGAAAAACCAGTATTACTGATGTTCACAGTCTGGAGCAGTGGGACATAGCCCAACGAGAAGGGGTCATCTGGTGATTTAAACATATTGAATTTCACTACTGTGAGCTTTGGCACCCACTTCAGATCAACCCTCTGAAGACTGCTACAGGAAATCACTAGTTCACGGAGTTGCGGGTGTTGCACTTCCAGCAAAGACAGATACCCCATGTCACACCGCCAAAGTTGGAGAAACTCCAGTTGCTTGCATATACCAAAAATTTTGGGGAAGTATGATTCGCCTAACCTCAAATTCTCCAGCCAGAGGTGTGCAAGACCACCAAACGCGTTTGGACACGAATCAAAGAATGACATGAACTGCTTCCCATAAGCAAGCAGGTCATAAGAGGAGGTACATTTTTTACCCAATCCCGTTAAGATCGTAAACTCAACTGAAGCAACCTTTTGTGCTGCTATGGTGTTGGCAACAGTCTGGCCAAAGAAGATGGAGTCATCTCCCAAATAGAATTGCATGGACATTAGGTCAATGGTGTATAGACTTCGAGTCCTGCTTTCCAGTATGCTCCTGGTTGCTTTCAGCATGGTGGTGTTGGCCCGAGCTATATCATGTGAGGTTAACTTTTCCCTTGCATGCTTGGGTTCAAAAGAACAAACCTTTAAGATAATTTTTGAGAGCATAGCAGGGATCTGCTTCCAACGTCTGGAGAGGATGGCGGTTCGTGCTACTTCAGTGATATCAAGCCGCTCGACAATGTTGAGCAAAACATCATCAGGCAACTTGCTAAGCATGTCAACTTCATTGTCCTACAGTTGATATGGAAACAAATCAGAGTTGATTTCTTACGTctctaattcaaatattttccacAGACAAAGGTTAAAAAATTATCTTTTTCCACGGAAAGGCACAACTTTGATTATAGAACCTTTATATACTTTCCCACAGAAAGACGCAGTTTTGATTCTACAATTTTTGTACATACCCATGAAAGGATGCAATTTTGAGTTTAATACTTTAAGCGCGATTTGAAATTTTATACTTTCCAAGAGGAATGCGCGATTTGTTACTTCCCGACCAAAAAGGTCAATTTTTTACAATGTTCCTACTTTGTATTATTCCTTGATTTTTTTTGCAGTAATGTTGGAAGAGGGCTAAGAGGGAAAAGGGAACAGGAGGACCAACTCACCAACATGTCGAGGGAGGATTTTCCGAGGCTGATCGGGCAGCAGGTCGCCTGCGAAGAGAGCTGCTGGTCTCCTATCAAAAGGTATCGCGGTTGCCGCCAGGCCAGAAATATGTTAACTGCTATAGGTTCCTGCTACCGATGGAAACTCTGGTTTAAATATCGAAAATTTATCAATACGATGGAAAATATCGAAAAGGGGATAGAGGACTTTGATTGTAACCCGGAAGGGATTGagatattatttaaaaaaaagaaGCCGCTTCGATCGGTGACTGCGGCTGGAAGAGGAGCAGCTTGATTGCTTCGGTTGCTGGTTGCAACTTGCAAAGGAGCGGCCTCTGCTCAAGCACCTCTGGATCCTTACTACGGAATATCTTTTCTCGCGGCGACCGCCACAAAATCACTAATCTGCGGCAGATCTAACTTAGGAACGCGTGGCGGATGCCCTTGCCGCACGGCACACGCAGGATTGTATTTTTCAAGGACTCGATCGATCGCCGGCGAGAGGAAACCGCCGCGTCTCCTGCTCGGCTGCTCCCTGCCTAGCCTGGGATCCATGGCCGTGTGCGTGTGATCTCTATCGGTGGATAGGGCGGCAGGAAAAGCTCCAGATTATCAAGCGGCTCAAGATAAACTCGTTTTAAGCTTGATTTAAGATTGactgattcgcaaaaaaaaaatcgattGACTCGAAAAATATAATGAGTTTGAGTATAAGTGTCATTGAGCTACCACTAGCTAGCTTGATTTCAACTCATTAGCTCGAAAGAATATATAATTATATCGACTAATAAATTTAAAATGTGCTAAAAATAAATAATAGGATAATGTGTTACCTTTACATGGTATGAACAGGATATTTTCCTTCCttttaggctgctcatagtgggagtaacataggtagtaacatcacacaccccaaagcattttggtgacatggcatgtcaataaatgaaaaaagagagtggggtggtaactagctatgttaccataacatcacacttctcaagacaagatgagtctacaatctaataaatatgacatgcatgacaccacatatattaactacccactatgaaggtagtaacatagggtagtaacatacaccatgttactactctatgttactccccactatgactagtcttatgtGTGACAAATTCTAACGGTTAACTAGGTGGGTAATTTTTTGGCATTAATGGTTCCTGGTCTGGCCCTATAAATAGATTCGGCCAAAGTTTGACTGgagatattttattattttggtTTTAATTGGAACATAAAATTTTGTAATGTTTTGTTACGAGTTGTCTTACTAGTTAAAAATTGCATTCGATTGTGAGAAAATTTCCTGTCATTTTTAGCTCGAGATCGACTCGAAATCGTTACAAGCAGAGTACAATTAAACCAAATTTACGGCTCGACTTCGACTCAATCAAAACTCACTCAAAATTTTAATACAACCCCGCCCCTCCAACGAGGGAACTATTCGATATTGGATGAACTATCTCGACAAATAGCAACCCAGCCTCTAGACTTTGTGGATTCATGGAAAGAAGCATCCACATTTATCTTGACAAAATCTGGCGATGGTCCGTCCATTTTCTACAGATCGGTATACTTGGCTTAGTATGTTTATTGAGGTGGTCTTTCCATTCTTGAACATGTTGTCTTAACAACAAACTGAAACTGATAAACAGATTTACGTTGCTCACCATGGTTACCCCTGTTTCCTTCCACGAGGTCCAAAGAAAAGCTACCAGAAGAGTAGATCATCAAGTGCAAGTTTCAAGATTTCCTCTAACACTTCTATAACATAACGACAAGAGAGGAACTTCAAAGTATATCTTCAATTAGTGATGCTCAGAATGACAGGGATGTCTACATGTAAAAGATGTTGCTCGATGAGATCATATTCCACTCTTCCATGTACATGTATTAACATCAATTAGCTCAGCCACCATGGAAAGCTCGCAAATATCCCCCCCTATATGTTGTTGGCCTTCGAGTAAAATACTCCTCCATACATAGCTTATGCCAGCAATCGGCTTAGCTGCAATGAGGTTACCGTTAGGAAAATATGTTCCACACAGAACAAGAGCACATAATAAATCTGGGGCTTGAAGCAGACGACAACTTTAGCGCGCAACCATAGCTAGattgaacaagctaagttcatgaaaGCCCAACCTTCCTTCCTCCTTTGATAGTTTCATCTTCTCCCAACCAACCCAATGCATCTTCTTCGTTTCATCATTGAGACCACCAAAATCAACACACTGGTTGTCCAATATCATCACATAGAGACTTGGTAAGAGCAAAGCAAGCCATATCATATGTAGGAATCACTTGAGCCACTGCCTTGATGAGGATCTCCTTTGCCGTCATTGATGTCAGTTTTTCTTCCGAACCTTGGATTCTCTTCCAAATCTTATCCTTTATGTAAGCGAAACATTGAGTTTTTGATCTTCCCAAATACGTAGGCAACACAAGATTCTTCCCCTCGGTCACTTACGATCCTAGCTCCAAACATTGCATCAACAAATTCTTTGTA contains the following coding sequences:
- the LOC124684235 gene encoding uncharacterized protein LOC124684235, encoding MLDNEVDMLSKLPDDVLLNIVERLDITEVARTAILSRRWKQIPAMLSKIILKVCSFEPKHAREKLTSHDIARANTTMLKATRSILESRTRSLYTIDLMSMQFYLGDDSIFFGQTVANTIAAQKVASVEFTILTGLGKKCTSSYDLLAYGKQFMSFFDSCPNAFGGLAHLWLENLRLGESYFPKIFGICKQLEFLQLWRCDMGYLSLLEVQHPQLRELVISCSSLQRVDLKWVPKLTVVKFNMFKSPDDPFSLGYVPLLQTVNISNTGFSGHKMLKLSELLRKTTISNLHLNFKSEKIWVKPEGRKQLLPVFHKLSLVNLFNISEECDLSWTMFILQGAPILKKLCIMVRDHLCEMIKGKRRYMYAFSKEKDEGLEWESPAPNFKHQNLVELRIYGFQAEDKFVRYVRNVMEAAVNLEAVYLHEDPGCEKCKPILPNEWTRMETLLIRDKINKGICSNVGIHFPSRGREY